The proteins below come from a single Stomoxys calcitrans chromosome 1, idStoCalc2.1, whole genome shotgun sequence genomic window:
- the LOC106086823 gene encoding ubiquitin fusion degradation protein 1 homolog, translated as MFQFSGFNMMFPEAGRSFKASYKCFSVSMLPGNERQDVENGGKIIMPPSALDSLTRLNVEYPMLFKLINNKKGRTSHAGVLEFVADEGKCYLPYWMMDNLLLGEGDILTIESVSLPVAKFSKFQPHSTDFLDITNPKAVLENALRNFACLTTGDVVAIKYNKKVYELCVLETKPGNAVSIIECDMNVEFEAPVGYKEPSSSRKGQPQEEEPQDHVMEEVVETFKGSGVRLDGKKKKDNQLDAPVIKKILARGVPDYDYSFGYLKFDRSIKPISDRVADIDAAPTTQESFQGEGFSMKKSRK; from the exons ATG TTTCAGTTCAGTGGTTTTAATATGATGTTCCCCGAAGCTGGACGCAGCTTCAAAGCTTCCTACAAATGTTTTTCAGTCTCAATGTTGCCGGGCAATGAAAGACAAGATGTGGAAAACGGAGGAAAAA TCATTATGCCACCTTCAGCTCTGGACTCCCTGACACGCTTGAATGTGGAATATCCCATGTTGTTTAAGTTGATAAACAACAAAAAGGGTCGTACATCTCATGCTGGCGTTTTAGAGTTTGTTGCCGATGAGGGTAAATGTTATTTACCATACTGGATGATGGATAATCTATTATTGGGAGAAGGAGATATTTTGACCATTGAAAGTGTTTCACTACCCGTGGCAaagttttccaaatttcagcctcaTAGCACTGATTTTTTGGACATAACAAACCCAAAAGCCGTGCTGGAAAATGCTTTAAGGAACTTTGCTTGTCTCACAACGGGAGATGTTGTGGCCATAAAATATAATAAGAAAGTATATGAATTGTGTGTGTTGGAGACAAAACCAGGCAACGCTGTTAGCATAATCGAATGTGATATGAAT GTCGAATTTGAAGCCCCTGTGGGCTACAAAGAGCCATCTTCATCGAGAAAGGGACAACCTCAAGAAGAAGAACCACAGGATCACGTAATGGAAGAAGTAGTCGAGACATTCAAGGGTTCTGGCGTTCGTTTAGatggaaaaaagaaaaaggacAATCAACTCGATGCCCCAGTTATAAAGAAG ATTTTGGCCCGCGGTGTTCCGGACTATGATTATAGTTTTGGTTATCTTAAATTCGACCGATCTATTAAACCAATTAGCGATCGCGTGGCTGATATTGATGCTGCCCCTACTACGCAAGAAAGTTTCCAGGGCgaaggattttctatgaaaaaatccCGCAAATAA
- the LOC106086824 gene encoding large ribosomal subunit protein uL2m — MNNLTRLMANCVVQTQRHSLLPVASNIAVMQLRNKTKYVEKPKPGNGQQFRRIVHFKDEYTVEPLETTHLAGRDPVTGRVVAKGIGGGIKQKYHWIKWVREGPTEGPAQEERVIEIMDDGCRTSKIALVGVGDELKYILATENMKAGDIIKTSRFIPRIPVRPNEGDAYPLGALPVGTRIHNLEKNPGYPCHLIHAAGTYGTILRKFDDKVVVQLPSKREFAFDKTCMATVGRVSNIDHNKEHIGSAQKMRELGNRPRSGLWQRKDGRFGRKIRKLPPMTLVPPPPAKAEEVIRLTIPL, encoded by the exons atgaatAATTTAACCCGGTTAATGGCGAATTGTGTTGTACAGACACAAAGGCACAGCTTGCTACCAGTTGCATCCAACATTGCTGTTATGCAATTGCGAAACAAAACGAAATATGTAGAAAAGCCAAAACCGGGAAATGGCCAGCAGTTTAGACGAATAGTACACTTCAAAGATGAGTACACGGTTGAACCGTTGGAAACCACGCATTTAGCTGGGCGCGATCCCGTCACCGGCCGTGTTGTGGCCAAAGGTATTGGTGGTGgcataaaacaaaaataccacTGGATAAAGTGGGTACGAGAAGGTCCGACAGAAGGACCCGCACAAGAGGAGAGAGTTATTGAAATTATGGATGATGGCTGCCGGACTTCTAAAATAGCATTGGTGGGTGTGGGAGATGAACTGAAGTACATTTTGGCAACGGAAAATATGAAGGCAGGTGATATTATCAAAACTTCCCGTTTTATACCCAGGATTCCCG TTCGACCCAACGAAGGCGACGCTTACCCTTTAGGAGCTTTGCCTGTTGGAACCCGAATTCATAATTTAGAAAAGAATCCCGGTTATCCTTGTCATCTGATACATGCAGCAGGGACATATGGCACCATTCTGAGGAAATTTGATGATAAAGTTGTAGTTCAATTGCCATCTAAGCGTGAATTTGCCTTTGACAAAACATGTATGGCCACCGTAG GACGTGTTAGCAACATAGACCACAATAAGGAACATATTGGATCGGCCCAAAAAATGCGTGAGCTTGGTAACCGACCCAGGTCCGGATTGTGGCAACGCAAAGATGGTCGCTTCGGTCGCAAAATACGCAAACTTCCTCCCATGACATTGGTACCTCCTCCTCCGGCTAAAGCAGAAGAAGTTATAAGGCTGACAATCCCCTTATAA
- the LOC106086827 gene encoding uncharacterized protein LOC106086827 — protein MTDYPENLNIHMIKRETSPSTSEERAPHDIKARLNLHVKRRLQDGHSLPEESVAAIHSPVSHKLNKDVPVKEARQKRPYNKRTDKSTKVHPTLSEASTSASIAQRKNKQKLKQVVTDSQDDTTMHALNINSGTVSAGDEDEGHDNDFRPGGREKEKCPDVLAMVLSMKKRALMQDPEVQRFLADVMGVIKT, from the coding sequence atgactgACTATCCAGAAAATCTGAATATACACATGATTAAAAGAGAAACATCACCATCCACATCGGAGGAGAGAGCCCCTCATGATATAAAGGCAAGATTAAATTTGCATGTTAAACGGCGACTGCAGGATGGGCATAGCTTGCCTGAAGAATCTGTTGCAGCGATTCACAGTCCTGTAAGTCACAAACTGAACAAAGATGTTCCCGTTAAGGAAGCTCGCCAGAAGAGGCCCTacaacaaacggacagacaaatcTACAAAAGTTCATCCCACATTGTCGGAAGCTTCCACGAGTGCATCAATAGCACAacgcaaaaataaacaaaaattgaaacaagTGGTTACGGATTCACAGGATGATACTACCATGCATGCGCTAAACATCAACTCAGGTACTGTAAGCGCTGGTGATGAGGATGAAGGACACGATAATGATTTCCGACCAGGTGGACGCGAAAAGGAGAAGTGCCCCGATGTCTTGGCCATGGTTTTAAGCATGAAAAAAAGGGCTTTGATGCAAGATCCAGAAGTTCAAAGGTTTTTAGCAGATGTTATGGGTGTAATAAAAACGTAG